One window of Hymenobacter sp. BRD128 genomic DNA carries:
- a CDS encoding cytochrome-c peroxidase, producing the protein MAFRVTSASWLGMTLSAAALLLAASCGKGGAGGEDPTPTPAKPTAYALTVPAGFPTPVIPAANPLTNEGVALGRQLFYEKTLSRTGTMSCGSCHQQSKAFTDGLPLAVGVDGVANPRGTMSLTNVLWSTQLTWDGAFTTLETQAQKPLENTIELHQPLATSVAKLQATTNYPPLFLAAFGTQTITTDLVLKALAQFERTLISGNSRYDKYMQTRAGFSADELAGLQLYTTHIAPGSVRGAECFHCHSQPLMSSGYVGTFFNNGLDLTFADPGRGGLTKLAVDQGKFLAPTLRNITLTAPYMHDGRFKTLEEVLDHYSDHVQMASPNLDNNLIQGINDPPFGTHMDLTATEKKQVIAFLKTLTDSTFIADKRFSNPN; encoded by the coding sequence ATGGCTTTTCGTGTTACTTCTGCTTCGTGGTTGGGAATGACGCTGAGCGCGGCGGCGCTGCTGCTGGCGGCTAGCTGCGGCAAAGGGGGCGCGGGCGGCGAAGACCCTACTCCCACGCCGGCCAAGCCCACGGCCTACGCGCTCACGGTGCCGGCGGGCTTTCCCACGCCCGTTATTCCGGCCGCTAACCCGCTCACCAACGAGGGCGTGGCGCTGGGCCGGCAGCTGTTTTACGAAAAAACCCTGTCGCGCACCGGCACCATGAGCTGCGGCTCGTGCCACCAACAAAGCAAGGCCTTCACCGATGGCCTGCCGCTGGCCGTGGGCGTCGATGGCGTGGCCAACCCACGCGGCACCATGTCGCTCACCAACGTGCTCTGGAGCACCCAGCTCACCTGGGATGGCGCCTTCACCACCCTCGAAACCCAGGCCCAGAAGCCGCTCGAAAATACTATTGAGCTGCACCAGCCGCTCGCCACCAGCGTGGCGAAGCTTCAGGCTACCACCAACTACCCGCCGCTGTTTCTGGCGGCGTTTGGCACCCAGACGATTACGACCGACCTCGTGCTCAAGGCGCTGGCGCAGTTTGAGCGCACGCTCATTTCGGGTAATTCGCGCTATGACAAGTATATGCAGACGCGCGCCGGCTTCTCGGCCGATGAGCTGGCCGGCTTGCAGCTCTACACCACGCACATCGCGCCGGGCTCGGTGCGCGGGGCCGAGTGCTTTCACTGCCACTCGCAGCCGCTGATGTCGTCGGGCTACGTCGGCACTTTTTTCAATAATGGCCTCGACCTCACTTTTGCCGACCCCGGCCGGGGCGGCCTCACCAAGCTAGCCGTAGACCAGGGCAAGTTTCTCGCGCCCACGCTGCGCAACATCACCCTCACCGCGCCCTACATGCACGACGGCCGCTTTAAAACCCTGGAAGAAGTGCTCGACCACTACTCCGACCACGTGCAGATGGCTAGCCCCAATCTGGATAATAACCTCATTCAGGGCATCAACGACCCACCCTTCGGCACGCACATGGACCTCACAGCCACGGAAAAGAAACAGGTTATCGCCTTTCTGAAAACACTAACCGACTCGACGTTTATCGCCGACAAGCGGTTTTCGAATCCTAATTAA